The nucleotide window taaacaacttttttttttaaattgtcgtgtagtttttaaaaaaaataagaaatgtagattattaaaaacaaaaatatccttcataaccttccacatataatgttgccattttctgtaatctacatattgcataaaggggacatacatataaaacaatattcatattacaaaggagagtaataaagataattaaaaGAATGGATTATTGAgagccaacaaatgattcatgaaGTCAcagattttaaaagtaaatgatattgtataaaagacaactgtttaaatgatgtataaagtaaataataatatgcttccagaagtggtccagaagatgtttcaagtGTGAACCACTAAATTTGaattaagagggatttatgtgtattcaaaagcaaaggtatgaacacatgtaaaacaaatatgtacatcatttaAAGGAGTTACTCTACAACATCATTAAAAATCAAACATGATTTCTGAATATCTCTATACACATAAAAAGTATTCGTAACAtgttttgtcctgtttattctcaccattacagtcaaagtgttgtgttcatttttaaataaaagtacacaatgttgtatattaaaacatgtacttgactgaaaaaagcaataatctgaaatatctaatctataaatgttagaatctatgtgctgatgttgttacaaAGTCGAAGTTAagatttgacagtttatttcaaatcctgcagtttcatttgctgctgctgttctcaccagcacacttgtgtttcttacactgctacttagaagacaatctttcaccacacacactgcaactcaacactttctctcctgggtgtcttctcatgagtCTATTCAAAATACGGACTTTGTATACAACTTTTACAACACACTGAACATGTTTAAGGTTTGTCTGCAGTGTGTCttgtcatgtgtgctttgaaatggtgcatttgagtaaaatctttactgcagattgaacatgaaaaaggtttttctccagtgtgtattctcatgtgtcttttcaaatgcatactttgtataaaacttctacaacatactgaacaagtataaggtttttcaccagtgtgtgtactcatgtgtattttcaagtaGTTCTTTCGAGCAAAatatttaccgcagattgaacatgaaaaaggttgttctccagtgtgtattctcatgtgttttttgaaatggtcccttcgagtaaaatatttaccgcagattgaacatgaaaaaggtttttctccagtgtgtgatctcatgtgtacatttaaatgttcatttcttacaaaacttttaccacattctgagcaggaaaacggtttttctcctgtgtgtgttctcatgtgtacttttaaactttgattttttccaaaacttttaccacattctgagcaggaaaaaggtttttctccagtgtgtattctcatgtgtattttcaaaatgtatctttgagtaaaatctttaccgcagattgaacacaaaaaatgtctttctccagtgtgtcttctcatgtgttctttcagacgactttggtatttaaaagttttgtgagagtgagaagatgtgaagtgagtgttgtcagtgtgacatgtcttatcatctttagagtcttcatcatcagtgtcaggagagtgtgacgttgtgtcctcactatctgatagtggagctaagagcttgtctgcttgtgatcctccacagtggtctccatcagcttctgttgtcatgtgttgtgttgagctgctgcttggaggctccccccctcccctctcctcactttcacctttcacctcatcatcttcactcttcacagggacaccagtcactggcatcttggtgacatcaacctcctccagtccttcaagatgctctccctgctgactgatgctgtgttcctcctcttcctctttaatgtgaggggtcagtgggtcctcctcttccgccttaatgtgagggctcagtggatccaccgcttcctttttaaaatgtggtGTCAGTGGTTCCTCCATCTCCTCTTTAAAAAAGGGTAGCCATTGgtgttcctcttcatttttgaaATGGGGGATCAGTAGGTATTCCTCTTCCGCCTTAATGTGAGGGGTCTGTGGATCCActgcttcctttttaaaatggggtgtcagtgggtcctcctcttcctctttaaaatgggggattagtgggtgttcctcttcatttttaaaatgggggatcagtgggtattccttTTCCTGCTTAATGAGGTTgtgctgtggctcctccgtctgcatcctgaagctccacttctgttgctcagggtgaagatgttcttcacagacgtctgcaagacaaacacaagtTTGAGAAACATCCATATCTGCTCAGTCACATAATGCATTAAGTACTttgacatgcacttaggaaaaacaagttattgtatcaactgtcttgaaatctcagtgatgcacaaacacgttactctttacaacatttttcacaGGAAAATAAAAACCAACTAGAacaacaggactttttactatggataaacgatttggtttaaaattgattttacgatatattatttcatattgaATTACTaacagaaccattttaaaacaggctacacaggctcctaatttagttgttgaaatatgcagtaaaatattacatcatttccagtattattttctcaaataaagtaaccagatattaacagtaaataaacaagtacattaaaaatatttttttcaacaaaataatacaattataaatgatacaatatgttactgcatatgtcagctgccaaattaggagcttttgtaacccgctttAAAATTCTTCTAGTATCAATTATACACCAAATtatatatcgtgacatatattgttattaggatatagatttgaggtcatatcgcccataccaaacattagtTCGTCgaatcattttgtttggcccaccaaatatattttttaatattcttcagatgtgtgtgtatgtttaaaatgtgggactactgttctacatctcgtggaagtgtcatgtcatggggatggtgtgttttcaactaagggtgtgacgatacggtcagctcaccaaaggatactcgatattggctttaggagaacaagacaatattttggtggttaacatgattcttacacatgtgtgtacttcatgtgtatatgaatgtactttcccttgtgtgcttagttttactgtaacttcatagtggataatatctataaacaacctcaattgttttacatatttaatttgaacgactgtttacttatctgacaaattcaaaggaaactgcacttttttaaatgttgcctatcattcacaatccttatgtaagacatatgttttaaacttttataaatttaattattaaataaacgtgagcaaaaatcagctaacattggagtcaatgggagctcctctatttgacccacaaagtcctccaaaaaaattgccaacaatacaccatttacattttgtgacctgaatattaaccaagtattagtgatattgttattataagcgctaacactaaggacctacttttagcggcgcattgatcacagaagtaactagcttatgctgctatattgacatactgagctgcttcctcacctctaagatggtgaaagctaattctagaatataaatcatgcttctcacttatgtagtagaaggttgtggacataaaccgagaacttggtcaacactgacatccaacttagacctggagatggctaGAAAGATTAAGTAATATGCtcttttgcacccaccctttttaaCCGTTTgcgatgattaattcttcatctaaacgggaagatatgaacatcccatcagtcggcatcccagtgaaagcagacattgtatgtGTGGAGGgacacagccgacgggccgacaatgggcggaaagcagcagcgcgggcccacctggaggccaggaggcggggcatgcggcggcgaggagaggcatgACACACGCGAAGCGACActgcagcggcaatctgagccaggtgcgtatattacacacctgcttacaatctgtctatctgctgctagagtacaaaaagggcgagggaggaacgagcgggggagcagcacggaggaggaaacaacgGCCAGCAGACAAAGAGCACAACGACCCACACCGagagagcgatgacgcacccccgcagtggacgcaagccccggacgctgtttaatatagattagaataggccgtgcaactaatcatatgtcctgagttccagttgaaagtgggtgcaagttcatgcccacgcacacacactcttatcgcccacattcttcacactgtttacgtggcttcttggccgaggtctgaaggacaacaccagatatgaagtcagagtccagggagaaaaaaagcaccagtcaatatcgcagagaaggaaccttcctggtgttacctgacggcacgacCACTGAGCTGCGACACCACTACAAAGGCTCCTCTGTGCTCGTGCTCGTACCACCTGGCTTGGTAGCCTCGTACCCGCCTACCTagccaaagacttaggtccaatgatgaaaTAGGGCGTAACTGCCGctgattggaccgacacgcaaataccacattttcaaaactccccgttgtcaattaaaaacatagttatgggctgcactttggacacacctgctgtaagctacaaggagcgagcagctacacaacagctaagctaaaacagcacttttaagc belongs to Nerophis ophidion isolate RoL-2023_Sa unplaced genomic scaffold, RoL_Noph_v1.0 HiC_scaffold_31, whole genome shotgun sequence and includes:
- the LOC133546543 gene encoding gastrula zinc finger protein XlCGF57.1-like, whose product is MQTEEPQHNLIKQEKEYPLIPHFKNEEEHPLIPHFKEEEEDPLTPHFKKEAVDPQTPHIKAEEEYLLIPHFKNEEEHQWLPFFKEEMEEPLTPHFKKEAVDPLSPHIKAEEEDPLTPHIKEEEEEHSISQQGEHLEGLEEVDVTKMPVTGVPVKSEDDEVKGESEERGGGEPPSSSSTQHMTTEADGDHCGGSQADKLLAPLSDSEDTTSHSPDTDDEDSKDDKTCHTDNTHFTSSHSHKTFKYQSRLKEHMRRHTGERHFLCSICGKDFTQRYILKIHMRIHTGEKPFSCSECGKSFGKNQSLKVHMRTHTGEKPFSCSECGKSFVRNEHLNVHMRSHTGEKPFSCSICGKYFTRRDHFKKHMRIHTGEQPFSCSICGKYFARKNYLKIHMSTHTGEKPYTCSVCCRSFIQSMHLKRHMRIHTGEKPFSCSICSKDFTQMHHFKAHMTRHTADKP